Proteins encoded by one window of Candidatus Fermentibacter sp.:
- a CDS encoding DUF354 domain-containing protein, whose product MRIWFDADNAPHVPVMRPVAAELTRLGHEVFFTARDRASTCELLDLYGLQYIRTGGGSSKSSAGKVIGTLARALSLAAAVRGRRPSLSFGHGSRSLPPASVMLGVPSVTMYDYEWVNPSIFNRLCRTILLPEAVGIERAREAGIDTRKARFFPGLKEELYLSGREFAGTPREIAELTGGEPYVLLRPPAVTAHYHNPESERIFHALLENLSKRKGTRILFVPRSGDDPLAGAARLAGAVVPDRVLDGPDLVWNALAVAGGGGTMTREAAVLGVPSISFFMGRPGRVDEHLASLGRLGFVRDVPSALSLDPASFVRLPRMENPGLPAVVAELLLR is encoded by the coding sequence ATGAGGATCTGGTTCGACGCCGACAACGCCCCGCACGTGCCCGTGATGAGGCCGGTCGCCGCAGAGCTGACCCGCCTGGGCCACGAGGTGTTCTTCACGGCGAGGGACAGGGCCTCGACCTGCGAGCTGCTCGACCTCTACGGGTTGCAGTACATCCGCACGGGGGGCGGTTCGTCGAAGAGCAGCGCGGGCAAGGTGATCGGCACGCTCGCCAGGGCCCTGTCACTCGCCGCTGCCGTGCGCGGTCGCAGGCCGTCGCTGTCTTTCGGGCACGGCTCGCGCTCGCTGCCCCCCGCCTCGGTGATGCTGGGCGTCCCCTCGGTGACGATGTACGACTACGAATGGGTGAACCCGTCGATCTTCAACAGGCTCTGCCGCACCATCCTGCTGCCCGAGGCGGTCGGGATCGAAAGGGCCCGCGAGGCCGGGATCGACACCCGGAAGGCCCGGTTCTTCCCGGGGCTCAAGGAGGAGCTGTACCTGTCTGGCCGGGAGTTCGCCGGAACTCCCCGGGAGATAGCGGAGTTGACCGGCGGCGAACCCTATGTCCTTCTGCGCCCGCCGGCCGTCACCGCGCACTACCACAATCCCGAGAGCGAGAGGATCTTCCACGCCCTGCTCGAGAACCTCTCGAAGCGGAAGGGCACCCGCATCCTCTTCGTGCCGAGATCGGGCGACGACCCGCTGGCCGGGGCCGCGAGACTGGCCGGAGCCGTCGTGCCCGACCGCGTGCTGGACGGGCCCGACCTCGTCTGGAACGCCCTCGCGGTCGCGGGCGGCGGCGGCACGATGACCCGCGAGGCAGCCGTCCTCGGGGTCCCCTCGATCAGCTTCTTCATGGGCAGGCCGGGGCGCGTGGACGAGCACCTGGCCTCGCTTGGCCGCCTCGGGTTCGTCCGCGACGTCCCTTCGGCGCTCTCTCTAGACCCCGCGTCCTTCGTGCGGCTTCCCCGCATGGAGAACCCCGGCCTCCCGGCGGTCGTCGCGGAGCTGCTTCTGCGGTGA
- a CDS encoding glycosyltransferase: protein MDGLGPGGAERQFHMLCEGLAGRAEVAVWALHGGPYAGAIEDLGIRLVTAPGDGRDPFGAIRSAFSFATGFHPSVIHSWGWVSASLMCLPSREAGVAHVTGLVRMGTLPRRKRARLLLAARLGDLCTGNSASGLSAWRIPARKARLIRNGFDARRVEGVHASPGSHERFTCVMAGSMSGHKDFATLIDAAAILERGCPGRFRFDLLGDGPDREILEERARAAGCLLAVCFHGRTADSMRYLAEADAGVLLSPLGEGMSNFLMECMAAGLPVVCTDGGGNSELVRESRDGWMVPQKDAGALADRLAAMASDPGLCARAGESGRARILGEFSSRRMLEATLGVYEEAIVGRARNGS from the coding sequence ATAGACGGCCTCGGTCCGGGCGGGGCCGAGCGCCAGTTCCACATGCTCTGCGAAGGCCTCGCCGGGAGGGCCGAGGTTGCGGTCTGGGCGCTCCACGGCGGACCGTATGCCGGGGCGATCGAGGATCTCGGGATTAGGCTCGTGACCGCCCCGGGAGACGGAAGGGATCCATTCGGAGCCATACGATCCGCCTTCTCGTTCGCGACGGGCTTCCACCCCTCCGTGATACACTCATGGGGCTGGGTATCCGCCTCGCTGATGTGCCTCCCTTCCAGGGAGGCCGGTGTGGCGCACGTCACGGGCCTCGTCAGGATGGGCACGCTCCCCCGCAGGAAACGCGCGCGGCTGCTCCTGGCGGCGAGGCTCGGAGATCTCTGCACCGGCAACAGCGCGTCCGGGCTCTCGGCATGGAGGATCCCCGCGAGGAAGGCCAGGCTGATCAGGAACGGCTTCGACGCCCGCCGGGTGGAGGGCGTCCATGCATCTCCGGGTTCTCACGAACGCTTCACGTGCGTCATGGCCGGGTCGATGTCGGGCCACAAGGATTTCGCGACTCTGATAGACGCCGCGGCCATCCTCGAGAGGGGGTGTCCCGGGAGGTTCCGCTTCGACCTGCTGGGCGACGGGCCGGACAGGGAGATCCTGGAGGAGAGGGCACGCGCCGCCGGGTGCCTCCTGGCGGTGTGCTTCCATGGCCGGACTGCCGACTCCATGCGATATCTCGCCGAAGCGGACGCGGGGGTGCTCCTCTCGCCCCTCGGGGAGGGCATGTCGAATTTCCTGATGGAGTGCATGGCTGCGGGGCTCCCTGTGGTTTGCACCGATGGGGGGGGGAACTCGGAACTGGTGCGTGAATCACGGGACGGCTGGATGGTGCCGCAGAAGGATGCGGGGGCCCTGGCCGACAGGCTCGCGGCGATGGCGTCGGACCCCGGTCTCTGCGCCCGCGCCGGCGAATCCGGCAGGGCCAGGATCCTGGGCGAGTTCTCGTCCCGCAGGATGCTCGAGGCGACGCTCGGGGTGTACGAGGAGGCCATCGTCGGGAGGGCCCGGAATGGGAGCTGA
- a CDS encoding DUF362 domain-containing protein, protein MTGLACALSMGMPETEWYSREALARLVREAAAGASGGQPLRMAPGSRVLIKPNWVYHRNASGGGVDCMATHPEFVLAALGLVLESDPSSVVIGDAPVQGCIWDSLVTPELRDRIAGAARGRRVDVIDFRRTIMRGAGLDAGHDRDVRPEDRFVLFDLGCDSLLEPVSSPPGRFRVTMYDPGLISRRHFPGRHQYLISKEALESDVILSLPKLKTHRKAGITGALKNLVGLNGNKEFLPHHRKGGARDGGDCYPGRSVLKSIAENLLDASNRRIGRRSFPAMLAGVRIALELQRLLHGEAEIDGGWSGNDTVWRTVLDIDRIALYGRIDGTMADVPQRRVVSLTDALVCGQGDGPMMPDPLPLGFVTCSDSPVDADILHCRLLGFDPGLIPMVREASSGFRWPLPSGEGIPEIPGASGGVAPIEAVPPRAVSYTHLRA, encoded by the coding sequence GTGACGGGTCTAGCCTGCGCCCTTTCGATGGGCATGCCGGAAACGGAGTGGTACTCCCGCGAGGCGCTCGCCCGGCTCGTCCGCGAGGCGGCTGCAGGTGCCTCCGGCGGGCAGCCCCTCCGCATGGCCCCCGGCTCCAGGGTGCTCATCAAGCCCAACTGGGTCTACCACAGAAACGCCTCGGGCGGCGGGGTCGACTGCATGGCGACGCATCCGGAGTTCGTGCTGGCCGCGCTCGGCCTCGTGCTGGAGTCCGACCCTTCGTCGGTGGTCATCGGAGACGCACCCGTGCAGGGCTGCATCTGGGATTCGCTCGTCACTCCGGAGCTGCGGGACCGGATCGCCGGGGCGGCCCGGGGCCGCAGGGTCGATGTGATCGACTTCCGACGCACCATCATGCGGGGGGCGGGGCTCGATGCGGGCCATGACCGGGATGTCCGTCCGGAGGACAGGTTCGTGCTGTTCGACCTGGGGTGCGACAGCCTGCTCGAACCGGTGTCCAGCCCGCCCGGGCGCTTCAGGGTGACGATGTACGATCCCGGTCTGATCTCCAGGAGGCACTTCCCGGGCCGGCACCAGTACCTGATCTCGAAGGAGGCCCTGGAGTCCGACGTCATCCTCAGCCTGCCCAAGCTCAAGACTCACCGGAAGGCGGGCATAACCGGCGCCCTCAAGAACCTGGTGGGACTCAACGGCAACAAGGAATTCCTGCCGCACCACAGGAAGGGCGGAGCGCGGGACGGGGGCGACTGCTACCCCGGCCGGTCGGTGCTCAAGTCCATCGCGGAGAACCTGCTCGACGCCTCCAACCGGAGGATCGGGCGGCGGTCCTTCCCCGCCATGCTCGCAGGCGTGAGGATCGCGCTCGAACTGCAGAGGCTCCTCCACGGCGAGGCCGAGATAGACGGAGGCTGGTCGGGGAATGACACGGTCTGGCGCACGGTGCTCGACATAGACAGGATCGCCCTCTACGGGAGGATCGACGGGACGATGGCCGACGTCCCGCAGAGGAGGGTCGTCAGCCTGACCGACGCGCTGGTCTGCGGCCAGGGCGACGGGCCGATGATGCCCGACCCCCTCCCGCTGGGTTTCGTCACGTGCTCGGACAGCCCGGTGGACGCCGACATCCTGCACTGCCGGCTTCTGGGCTTCGATCCCGGCCTGATCCCGATGGTCCGGGAGGCTTCGTCGGGCTTCAGATGGCCCCTGCCGTCGGGGGAGGGCATCCCGGAGATCCCCGGCGCATCCGGCGGCGTGGCTCCCATCGAGGCGGTCCCCCCCAGGGCTGTCTCTTATACACATCTCCGAGC
- a CDS encoding DUF362 domain-containing protein, with protein MTESCRVAIARAVEASYPSTPPFDPDTDFPEYPWGAAGCDGANHAYTAVRAALAALGMDGGNFGTPAWNPLGEVVRRGDMVLVKPNLVCEAREGHPDQYEQIVTSASVVRAVLDYVLIALGGRGRVVIADSPQTDSDFGLTARRTGLAAMVDTMRSRAGVPVDLLDLRTERWIVRDGVCTGSVRLPGDPAGYVTTDLAVSSHFEGSRGSASFYGAAYDTGVTNRSHSGGRHVYEVSGMALSADVVISIPKLKTHKKCGMTGCLKGMVGLAGNKNMLPHYRFGPPSEGGDQFPDGRRGGRLENLAVKAAKRIVLYGGRVAGTAARVLKPLGYGIFGSTREVVRSGNWHGNDTTWRMVLDLAAIITFCGRDGVMGDTPRRRFFNVVDGIVGGQGNGPLDADPAPSGVILAGCSPLAVDAVSAAAAGFDPMDIPLLRGGFGSPLGLAPCPPGEVETVFESDGSLLTGFGSFPPVFEFEKHFGWRNPRQDR; from the coding sequence ATGACCGAGTCTTGCCGTGTCGCGATCGCCAGGGCCGTGGAAGCCTCGTATCCGTCGACGCCCCCCTTCGACCCCGACACGGACTTCCCCGAATACCCCTGGGGAGCAGCCGGATGCGACGGGGCCAACCATGCCTATACCGCTGTCAGGGCAGCCCTCGCGGCTCTCGGGATGGACGGGGGGAACTTCGGCACCCCGGCCTGGAACCCTCTGGGGGAGGTCGTCCGCAGGGGCGACATGGTCCTGGTCAAGCCGAACCTCGTATGCGAGGCACGCGAGGGGCATCCGGACCAGTACGAGCAGATCGTCACCTCCGCATCGGTCGTGCGCGCCGTGCTCGACTACGTCCTGATCGCGCTGGGCGGCAGGGGCAGGGTCGTGATAGCCGACTCGCCCCAGACCGACTCGGACTTCGGCCTGACGGCCCGGAGGACGGGCCTCGCAGCCATGGTCGACACCATGCGTTCGAGGGCGGGGGTGCCCGTCGACCTCCTCGACCTCCGCACGGAGAGATGGATCGTGCGGGACGGCGTGTGCACCGGCAGCGTCAGACTCCCCGGCGATCCGGCGGGATACGTGACGACCGACCTTGCCGTATCCAGCCACTTCGAGGGGAGCCGGGGCTCCGCGTCGTTCTACGGCGCCGCATACGACACAGGGGTCACGAACCGGAGCCACTCGGGCGGGAGGCACGTCTACGAGGTCTCGGGCATGGCCCTCTCGGCCGACGTCGTGATAAGCATCCCGAAGCTCAAGACGCACAAGAAGTGCGGGATGACGGGATGCCTGAAGGGCATGGTGGGCCTGGCCGGCAACAAGAACATGCTGCCGCACTATCGCTTCGGCCCTCCCTCCGAGGGCGGCGACCAGTTCCCCGACGGCAGGCGCGGAGGAAGGCTCGAGAACCTCGCGGTGAAGGCCGCGAAGAGGATCGTGCTTTACGGAGGCAGGGTGGCCGGGACCGCGGCAAGGGTGCTCAAGCCTCTGGGATACGGCATCTTCGGGTCCACCCGCGAGGTGGTCAGGAGCGGCAACTGGCACGGCAACGACACTACCTGGCGCATGGTGCTCGATCTGGCGGCGATAATCACGTTCTGCGGGCGTGACGGAGTCATGGGCGACACCCCGCGCCGCAGGTTCTTCAACGTGGTCGACGGGATCGTGGGCGGACAGGGGAACGGACCCCTCGATGCCGATCCGGCGCCGTCGGGCGTGATCCTGGCGGGATGCTCTCCGCTCGCCGTGGATGCGGTCTCCGCCGCGGCGGCGGGCTTCGATCCGATGGACATCCCGCTGCTCAGGGGCGGGTTCGGGAGCCCCCTGGGTCTCGCCCCCTGTCCTCCCGGGGAGGTGGAGACCGTCTTCGAGAGCGACGGATCCCTGCTGACCGGCTTCGGCTCCTTCCCCCCGGTGTTCGAGTTCGAGAAGCACTTCGGGTGGCGGAATCCGAGGCAGGACAGATGA
- a CDS encoding glycosyltransferase family 4 protein: MTRSADSPRVVVLAEASPSDGAAVGGVSGYLRALSAHMPRSWTLLTPSPDAEGGPSRLGPSLAGCRLPHRIVFPARLLLRLRTLSRLEPGLVYSHSNEASMLLCLLRSLGIAKWRLVHHQHGSENPLTYATFRIGRRFGLPAAYGRVLGWMHRSVDHVIAIDGRCLEENVRWGVPRERVTLLPNAVDTGLFSPSGEGRRSFREGAGIPPDAFLFCFAGRLEDVKRVDLLVDAFALLDGSPWLVIAGDGSRRDDLARRAAGSPGSVRTVFAGALGPGAMPPLYAASDCLVLPSAAEGVPLVILEAMSAGVPSVATAVGGVPGLLDESCGMLVGPSASPAELARAMERAMTARWDRGAIRARAESYSAASAAAMLDGLFRRICGPGSV; encoded by the coding sequence GTGACCCGGAGCGCTGACAGCCCCCGGGTCGTCGTGCTCGCCGAAGCCTCGCCTTCCGACGGGGCGGCCGTCGGGGGCGTGAGCGGATACCTCAGGGCCCTCTCGGCGCACATGCCCCGGAGCTGGACCCTCCTGACCCCTTCGCCGGATGCGGAGGGCGGGCCGTCCCGCCTGGGTCCGTCCCTGGCCGGGTGCAGGCTCCCCCACAGGATCGTCTTCCCCGCCAGACTGCTGCTGCGCCTGCGCACGCTGTCCAGGCTGGAGCCCGGCCTCGTCTATTCGCACAGCAACGAGGCCTCCATGCTGCTGTGCCTCCTGCGGTCTCTCGGGATCGCGAAGTGGCGCCTCGTGCACCACCAGCACGGCTCGGAGAATCCCCTCACCTACGCCACCTTCCGCATCGGCAGGCGCTTCGGGCTTCCCGCCGCATACGGCCGCGTGCTGGGCTGGATGCACAGGTCCGTCGACCACGTGATAGCCATCGACGGCAGATGCCTCGAGGAGAACGTCCGGTGGGGCGTCCCCCGTGAACGGGTCACGCTGCTGCCGAACGCGGTGGACACCGGTCTGTTCTCGCCCTCGGGGGAGGGGCGCAGGAGCTTCAGGGAGGGGGCGGGGATACCCCCGGACGCCTTCCTCTTCTGCTTCGCCGGGCGCCTGGAGGACGTGAAGAGGGTGGACCTGCTCGTCGACGCGTTCGCACTGCTCGACGGCTCTCCCTGGCTGGTCATCGCGGGGGACGGATCGAGGAGGGACGACCTGGCGCGCAGGGCGGCGGGCTCGCCGGGATCCGTGAGAACCGTGTTCGCCGGTGCGCTCGGCCCGGGCGCCATGCCCCCGCTCTACGCGGCCTCCGACTGCCTCGTGCTGCCCTCTGCGGCCGAGGGGGTGCCGCTGGTGATCCTCGAAGCGATGTCTGCTGGTGTGCCCTCCGTCGCCACGGCTGTCGGCGGGGTTCCCGGCCTGCTGGACGAATCCTGCGGCATGCTGGTCGGACCCTCGGCATCCCCGGCGGAGCTGGCACGGGCCATGGAGAGGGCGATGACGGCACGGTGGGACCGCGGTGCGATCAGGGCCCGGGCGGAGTCCTACTCGGCCGCCTCGGCCGCCGCCATGCTGGACGGGCTATTCAGGAGGATCTGCGGTCCCGGGTCGGTCTGA
- a CDS encoding glycosyltransferase family 4 protein: protein MGADRPRILVVGNNSGAMHGSLVMNRFLVRALRDNGCEVSILDRAFSRRNTEIGKIRLHKLARAAGMGLEAGALGLSGRYDAAFYLPASLPPALTFDYFFLPLLRHLSRNWIGYSHMVRYRSLSLGPNRFQAMNAVRFWKSFDRCIGPSEAVAEDLRAVGVAPGRVRVLLNCLPPGWRYSDPAEVSRRALLEPSSIVFLSTVRARKGVWDILEAYHLLASRRPSMPRLVLIGPETEAGIFAAIGRWVSERGLDGSVDLRGELGHDEIEAGFESEPCVFVFPTRREEAFGLVLAEAMSKGVPVVASNIGAIPEVLDDGAAGILTPSEDPPALARALGGMLDDAGSREALALRGLEASRKYSFEAYSRSVGEVLRWAGIAPGGPSDRPGTADPPE, encoded by the coding sequence ATGGGAGCTGACAGACCCAGGATCCTAGTGGTCGGCAACAATTCCGGGGCGATGCACGGCTCGCTCGTGATGAACAGGTTCCTGGTGCGGGCTCTCCGCGATAACGGCTGCGAGGTGTCCATCCTGGACAGGGCCTTCTCCAGGCGCAACACGGAGATAGGCAAGATAAGGCTCCACAAGCTCGCGCGCGCCGCGGGGATGGGACTGGAGGCAGGCGCTCTGGGGCTCTCCGGCCGGTACGACGCGGCTTTCTATCTCCCCGCGTCCCTGCCGCCGGCCCTCACCTTCGACTACTTCTTCCTCCCTCTGCTCCGGCACCTGTCGCGCAACTGGATAGGCTACTCGCACATGGTGAGGTACAGGTCCCTCTCGCTGGGGCCGAACCGCTTCCAGGCCATGAATGCGGTGAGGTTCTGGAAGTCCTTCGACCGCTGCATCGGGCCGAGCGAGGCTGTCGCGGAGGATCTGAGGGCCGTCGGCGTCGCGCCCGGCCGGGTGCGGGTGCTGCTGAACTGCCTCCCCCCGGGCTGGAGGTATTCCGATCCCGCCGAGGTGTCCCGCAGGGCCCTCCTCGAACCGTCCTCCATCGTCTTCCTGTCGACCGTCAGGGCCCGCAAGGGGGTGTGGGACATCCTGGAGGCCTACCACCTCCTCGCATCCCGGCGGCCCTCGATGCCCCGGCTCGTCCTGATCGGCCCGGAGACGGAGGCCGGCATCTTCGCAGCCATCGGGAGATGGGTCTCGGAAAGGGGCCTGGACGGCTCGGTCGACCTGCGCGGAGAGCTCGGCCACGATGAGATCGAGGCGGGATTCGAGTCGGAGCCGTGCGTGTTCGTCTTCCCCACGAGGCGCGAGGAGGCGTTCGGCCTCGTCCTCGCCGAGGCCATGAGCAAGGGCGTGCCCGTGGTCGCCTCGAACATAGGGGCCATCCCCGAAGTGCTCGACGACGGGGCTGCCGGAATCCTGACCCCGTCGGAGGATCCCCCGGCCCTCGCCCGGGCGCTCGGGGGGATGCTGGACGACGCCGGTTCGAGGGAGGCGCTGGCGCTCAGGGGCCTCGAAGCCTCGAGGAAGTACTCCTTCGAGGCGTACTCCCGCAGCGTCGGCGAGGTGCTCAGGTGGGCAGGGATAGCGCCCGGCGGGCCCTCAGACCGACCCGGGACCGCAGATCCTCCTGAATAG